The genomic DNA aataataataataataataataataataataataataataataataataataataataataataataataataacaacaataataataataataataataatagtggctacttgttcAGCCCACAGGTCCACTTTTGGTGCTCATGGCtcttcaaaaaattaaaagataattttacatgtttaaacatgacaacagagaagtaaacaactttcaacATATTCTAGTGGCCATTCGGGCCACTAGAATCtttgaaatttgacattctGATGGCccaatattcaaattcattttgaattttagctgccagatcgggccaccaaaactCTCAAAGacagttttttttaatttggtggCCCAgtatcaatttttagtggccccgggccaccgctAAAGTCGAGTTGTGCAATAATAGGTTATCAACTTGGATAGAGTGCTGCTTGGTCTTCTCACTTTTTGCCTTCATGCATGATGACCGGTTCTTCGTCCAGGAAGGGGATACACTTGACCTCTAGGAGGGCATGGTAGAGGGGGTGGGTGATGAAGTCCCCCACCCACTTTGCCACCATGATGGCAACCATGATCGGTAGCAGGAATTGGATGTCATTCGTTATCTCCATCTTGGTAgtggacaaaaacaaaagggaggaTGGGGTGGGGAGAtcgagggggagggggaaaataGGTTGTGGGGAATGAAAATACTAGTTATTCGAGGgcactatttaccatttgcatatgaaataaaaatccagctttgatgcttcaaaatagatctaaaatgtgagttacaaATAGAAACGACCAACATAAAAAATttaatcagtgtaatcaatgttaagtactgttaaatacacaaaattaaaacaaaagttataataaaattgtttgtaGAATAAACCATCTGCAGTTATgatttactgagaaaaatagtgatatctccttatactcAAGGTTTTATTGTAAAATGTttatacggtaggatgttttgtgacacgaCTGACCAAcacatatgcattgaatgtgataaaaacttaaatatttttaaatcactgctcccaatggtaaacaatacctttaatgtACTGAAGAAAAACAAGTTCTCTCAGTGTTGATTATTAAACATACTTGTTCTGTTAATATAATAAGTACCTTTAATATTGAGGTCCAGAGACCTTTACAGCATCCATGTAGTTATTATCATCACCCTGTCACTGGAATCAACCTATTCACATAGTACACTCACTCCATTTTCCGCAACACAAAAAATAAGtggatctttctttctttctttttttttgaaatccttGCAAAAATTTGCCTGGCGTGCTGTGTGTGTGAACAGCTCATGaagaaacaatcaatttcttcttctttttttttaacatcccATGTGCTAATAGCCACAATAGGGAGCCCAGGTTTATGCTCTGGTCATTGTTTGGCCTTGTGTGAACAATGGCAAATAGAATCGATTTCGCATAATGatgcaaaaaccgataacttatatgtgtgtgtgaatgaggcCATATTGTACCATATTCACCGTATGTACTCACTCACCATGATGACTGTGAGTGACATGGTAAGCCTGGACACACCCCCAAAGAAGGATGCTGCACCAATCAGGGCAAAGGCTCCCGGGTCCATCCATGCCCAGTAGGCATTGTCTTCCGAGGTCATGACCCCAAACATGGAGACCATGGTGAGGCCAATCAGGCGACCGTACAGACCCCCGATGTAACTGGAGTGGATATCAGCATGTTGTCTTTTcacttttgaaaatcatgtggttttttttttttcaccataacGATACCACcttttaaacaatattgcatgaaaatgttagataaaaaatcaatatgaaatcTTCTGTACATAGCCAATTGCTCTGTGAAAGTATGTGAGAGTCTATTCATGGGAAAAAATATCCTCATTTGAGCTTGAAGCAATTATGCTTGGGACTAAGGACTTTCTCCCTGTACAAAGAAACTTGGTCATAAATCACCCATGACAGCTTTCCACATCGCTCCCACGACAATCAATTCTATTGTCGTAAGCCAGTCTTGGAATACTTTAATGGCTGCTTTTGTTTCATAACTGACAATGAAGAATTCGAAGGTCAGTATATGAAAGGAATGCATAATATCTAAAGAGGATAAGGATGTAAAGGCAAACTCCAATACTTTCactttcataataataataaaaataattataataataggGGCTATTTATATAGTGCACAGGTCCACACTTTAGTGCTCATGGCacttcaaaagaagaaaaaaagaaaaaagaagaactttcaccaaaagaaatgaaatattctgatGACTCAATATGACTTTACTGCCTATTGTTTTGTGTACTTCctcttctttctattttttttaataagcaTGGTTATATTTGCAGCAAGTTcatggcatagtggataagactcccaactcccaataACAGGACTCGAGTTTAATTCCCCGTCTAGTGCTTATGTTcctggacaagatgtttttacccaccacatccctctcgacccaggtgtataaatgggtacctggcaacgctggggtaataataatggcagggccctcaggtagagcagtggcaacactgaagaggctaccctggataaagaagaccttatcataatatcatcatcatcaaaagcaCTTACAGCATTGGGACGACCAGGCCAGCCGAAATGGACGGCCCACAGGACCAGCAGGCCATGACGAAGTAGAAGGCCAGAACGGTGACAAGGGCGCCGTAGGTCAGCTCCCAGTGGGTCTCCCTGGAGAAGAGGTGGAGGATAGCCTCCTCTCCAGTCACAAACAGCAGAGTGGCGACTGCACAGACAGAGAGATATAGGCGACTTGGACAGAGAGATGcagtagttttgtttttgttttgttctttaaaTCTGAACATGACCTTTTAAAAGTCACTGaacattgatttcatgtttTTGGTATTTCTGAATGATCATAATTCTAAGCTTCCAAATGAAGATATCACCAGAAAGCTTAGAATCGTGATCGCTCagaatcattaaaaaatgaagTATATATTACATGCCATGTAATCATTTTATGCGACACTGTTGACTGACAAACTAACCAAGTATCTGGTAAAACATTAAAGATTAAGCAGTAGAGATTGGTGTCATGTGGTTCCATCAGGGCTGAATAAAAATATGACATAATTTCAACGGTTTTGTAGAttgtaattcattcattttcatttgatatgaatATTTCTCCTCTTGGTCATCTTCCTTGTATATTTTTCACTTTGTGGTCATCACCTTCTACAATTAAATTTGGGTAAATATTTGAATTTTGCTAGACTGCATGAAAAGTCTTGTTTCACTTCAACACTTGGGTCCGTCAATGCTAACCTTGGTTGAAAGACTTGTTGCTGAATTTGATGGAGCCGTTGTCGAACCTTTCCGTGATTCCGGGAGGACAGGTGTATAAGCTGACTGATCCCTCCGTAGCACTGGTTGAATCCAGACACTTTGGGCTGTAGCCTGTTGGCCTGGTAACCAGAATTTGCAAGCAGTCTTATATCACATTCTACATTTACAATCACCTGAGCATTTCAGACACAATACTGGCAATCACAGCTAGTAAGCTagttccattaaaaaaaaaaaaaacaatcttggGATATTTTTTACTCCAATCAAATGTGAATTATTTTTGACTGATGGCACGTTTTTACTGATCTATAAAATCAACAACTAAAAGAGACAAAAGAGGAGAATACTGTAAAGCCATAAATTTTTGTGCAGACaaaattttcactaattttgcatggagccaagattcatgaaactaaactgcacatgaaagttcttgtctgcattatttacattgaatgccagaggcaatGCGCAAAAAATTCATACTGTGAATACTTCTGGCTTTACAGCATTTTGCAGGAATTCTAAACACAAGTTTATATGATTACGTGACTGTGATGGTAtgtaacctgttgaagacgagtcccaagtatattcaggcaaatgtctatgggaaatgtgtgttgtagtaaaatcaaatTGTCCTCAGCAGGGTAAGAAAATAGGTTTTGTACACCAGGTAAATAATGTAATACAAATTGATGAGTCTCCTTATTACATGCATTGAAATGAGAAAGCCAAATCCAGCAAAAGAATAAACAGAGTACAGAAAAATACTCAAACTTTGATTTTCAGGGAAGCAAGCATTCACTGCTGTGGCAGGCTTTTGGGAGTATCATACTGTCATAATAAAAGACATCAATACCAACATTATTTCGAATGATTGAGCACTCACGGTCTATCTTCACCCTCGTAGTAACATGTGATGGGTGAACATTTGAAGGCTGCTGGTAAAAACACTGTGCCAGTGACCACCAGTACCTGTATAGAGTGTGAGAGTTATTTCCAGAATAATATCACTCGGATTGCGGACTACTGTTCTTAATCAGGCTGGCGACATGCTTGACTAGTCAAATTACAATATACCACAACAAGACCCTGAGCAGCTTTCTGGTACATTTATCCAACATACTATAAGTACATGAATCAAATAATAAAACATGCCATGTATAAGCAACACATCATTGGCATTTCTATGAAATTTGCTCCTGCACATTTTAATAGCCAAACATGAATTCAACCCACACacataaccctaaccttaatcctaatcctcaaatcaaactaaacctacATTTTTGTAAGACCCTATCACAACCATAACCCAAACCcaaagtccttggagaaaataagaccagagcagTTGTTGCAAGAACAAATGCAGTATCGCCATCATTGGCATCTTGACATATTTGCAGAACTTCAATAACAAGCATAGTTCGGGATTAGAAAGCCACTTACTGTGGCTATGTAAGAAGTCATGATTGACACTTTGGAAAATGTTGAAGATCAATAGGGGATGGAAGCCATAAAACGGGACCTACGATGATGATGCATGGCTCGCAGAGTTTCATCAGCTTCTGCTGCCACGGTACTTTGGTCTGGGCCAGCAGCCGCCGCCTCAGCCTCGTCAGCTTCAGGTTGGTGAAGACGAAGAGCGCCCCCAGGACACCGCCAATGACGCCAATGATGACCGTTGGGATGAACATAATGATGTTCACGTCCAGGCCTTCTCTTACCTAaccacaaagaaaaaacaaacaaacaaataaacataaaagaGAGAGCATCAATAGAGATGCCCCATTCATTTAATGCACCTGAGCTTGAAAAATACACGGAACTAAAAAATGGCAACAGAGAAAACGACAAAACGATTCCAACAAATTGACTGTTTCCATGATGAGTACATAGGAATTGCTCTTCTGGGCAAACAGATACATACATTAGATAATGATCTATTTGATGCCTTGTCAAAGCAAATGAAGCAGTAATCTAGATATAAAAAGCAGCATAAAGAGAACATGAAGACAAGACCACTAACTATTCAAGTGCACATGGGCCATACCTTAGCCATGTAACAGTGGATGTTTGCTTCAAATGCAAGATATTCTTTTCGAAATCCACTGAATGTAAACTCATTCTAATTGCACTGCCCTAGCATCATAAGTTGCGTGAACATACCATGAATCTACATGATGTGATGTacttgcaaaataactcaaaatgtCTAATTATGCATACCcgaaattcaaaatgaattattaTAGTTGTCTGAGAAGATTACAAGGCCTTACCAACCTGAAACATGATGTACTTTTCTGCCTTAAAGAGGCCAAAATCACCCTGATAGCGGAACGCTGAGAAGGCTGAGTTGAAGAGATCTGTAGTGACTGTTGATATCATGCAGCAGAAGAACACCTGCAGGAGATACATTTCAAGAATTAGAAGCGCAAACTAATTTTTCCTTTTCACGTCACTGGGTAcactgaaaatagcattttccAGTTATATGtgagtacagttcgacctcgattatccggcctccttttatccagaAATCTCTATTATGCGGACgtgttcacgcagtgaaggaccttttttttcatccaaaaattgagaaaaaaacagtgactttaacatcttttcatggatctatttcactgatttcataagatgtgcatgataggtttctcaatatctaatgagttaaaacatgtatgattttcacattaagatatactttatatttgtgaagaagggactacaattttacgcaggctagcatagattacaccaccattgcggggtacgctacttgccaagctgccagtgcactgggactgCAAcatggacggcagctatatacattaacattgtgtctcccacatccggccaattcgcttatccggatgagcaccggtcccgacatggccggataatcgaggtcaaacTGTATATGCgtatactgtaggcctactatccTTTTATAGTCCATGAGAACAGTTTCTTTTATCAGATATAGGATGATAAAACAATCATTCAGGGTTTTCAACACGAATACATGAAGAAATTACCTACATGTAATTGTTCGTAACATAAAAAGCCAAATCTATAGTTTGttcagcaaaaaaacaacaacaaataaataaaataaaacattaaaGAGTTTACAAAGTCCAAACTCAAGCTCTGAATGTTTAACAGAAGCTTTTGTTCTGTTAAACAAATAGACAACTTCAATAATACCAGCAATGATGACTAGACATTACCTCAGACTTGAAATTTACCTTTCATGAGGAAAAACAGCTCTTAGAGAAATATTATCATTCATTGCCATCAATGCTCATTactagcaaaatgaaattgagcaACAAGTCTTGTGATTGAGTACCATTTATGTTCCATCAAATCTCGGGGTTTTTTTCTACATAATTCTACCAGTTCTGCACCAATTTTGCACAGACCACCAGCACGTAGGACTATCCCGTGATTGTTAGGCAAAAGTTACATCTCATGTGCAAATATGGAACCAAATAGTCAAGGAAGTCCCATCTCTCCGACTCCAAAGTGATTATTTAGTAGGACCAACCCACCTGCCAGGAGAGCTTCATGCTCCAGAAGGAGGATACCTCCTCCATGGCAAACAGCAGTCCTCCCACCGGGGCACCAAATGCTGAGGCCACGCCCGCTGCTGCCCCCGCCGAGATGAAATTACGCCTGGAGGACAGACATCAGAGAACAAGATATTCTCAATAAACTTTGAAGGTAGATTCTTCTcaattctcttctttttttaccagcctcttaaaatattttgtgatatgcCTGATAAGAACTGGCCATAGTACTTCAATAAGGCTATATGCTAATCATAGATGTAATGACCTGGTAATGACTATCTACTGTATTCTAATTTTGTGGTCAGGAAGAGTGGTGTTCCTATTCATTCCCAAGCAGTaggtgttttgtatgtttgttttgttttgttttttcttcaagagCATTAATTGTGCACATTTCTGGTGTCTGGTGCTAGCAGGCCCTTTTCCTGTGAAAATTCTTAGAAGTTTCTTTCTCAAGTTTTGTCAAAAACTTGAAAAcacatgacaatttttttttttttttttaaatgcagtaCTGCAGGAAAGTGTATTTTCTACATCACAGTGAGATTTTAATTgagagaaattaaaatgcaattcACCTATCCTCTGGATTCCTGAACCTCTCAAAAAATGGCAGGGCAAACTTCATGGTTTCTGACTTGAACTGGCTCACTCCAGCTCCTATGAGAGACctgaaagacaaaaacaaaatcaaaatcaaactcaaaattaaaaaataaaatgctacATAACTGTCCATCTTGattaaagctgaaaaaaaaaacccacaacaaacAGGCTTTTACACAAACTATCTGTCTTTATCTCTCTTGGCAATTTGTACATCTTTTCTTATCTGCCACACTGACAAGATGAAATTTGAGGTTAAATATTTGCATTTACATGCAGGTTTTGCATGAATTTGTAACAGTAGATCTCCTGTTACTACTCCATGTTGGCtggtacagtcaaacctgtctactATAGTGCCCACCCATGGGAGATAAAAAGAGTGGcagttatagacaggtggctgttatagacagggtttttaaaatgttttctaTCTccaggggattttttttttctagtggcCGTATAtggcaggtggctgctatagcaGATGGCCGCTGAGGCAGATCTGACTgcgattttgttttcttcagagatttaaaaaaaatatatgtgtagtCTCACCCCATGTGTATCATGGGTCCTTCTGGTCCCACCGGCAATCCACTACTCACTGCGCAGACACAGGAGAAGAATTTCACCACCAGTGTCTTGACGTTAAAGATATGCCTCACTTTGGTCCCATTCAGGAATCCTATCAACTCTGGCATACCAGACCCGGCAGCAGAAGGTCTCAAGTACTGAAAtgcaaaaagatgaaatatgGAATCACGTCAACTTccagcaaatacatgtatgagcaTTTCTTCTCTCCAATGACTGAATCATTAAAATGCATCTACCATCGAACCAGAGTAAAGAGTGACTTTGATCATTATCCCTACACATTTTGTCTTAAAATCTGTTACTCTATGCCTACATGCACACACTACCACATAGATTCCTATGTTGAAAAacagaatacaaaaaaaaaaaatctttcacagTCTTCACATTCCATACATTTCCACAGATTACATATCCCTTAGAAATGGGTAGGTACTCAACGTTTATATTTGTAAGACATTCTTGCATTTCCCCCTCGCCCCCacgaaaaaatatgaattaaaagaaaatcaaatatacattttgatatcatgaattCGAATTTTCAAAGGCAAATCAATACTTGAGAAATATGGAAGCACAGCaacttcattcaaatcattgttCACTAAACCCAAAAATAAAAAGCCTCTCTGTTTCATGCCTTCTTCTCCAAGAGGTAGGGTACTAATGCCTGAATGTGAAAACTGTCCAAAAActcttgtcaaaaaaaaaaaagagacttacAATAACAATGCTTCAAACAGAAGAGCCACTGTCAACATTACACACTGTATCAGTGCTAGTGAAGCCTCTCAAGCAAGCCAGCAAATAGATGTTATATAATAGGACCCACAAGCTTAAACTTATACATTTCATATTAACTAGTTCTTTGTCATTACTCTTCATCATCAGTTGCCATCTATCTagaaatgattttcaaaatatttgtggAAGACGACGGTGGGTTTGCTCGTCCAATCACTCAGATAACTTATTGGTATGCTCTTACACATTGTTAAGTGATAGACAACAATTATAACTGAAGCTGCTCTATGGGATCATGGGAAACAAAAGGAAGGATAACAAATTACCACAACAATGGCAGTGCCCACAAGGACTACGGCAAGGCTGAAGCCGGTCAGGAAAAGCCACGCTATCCCTTTACTGCGGTCCTAAAAATCAcagacaataaaaagaaaaagcacatAGTACCACAAACATCGTTCTTTCTCATTCAGAAAATATTGTATACATCAAATTTCTCTCGAGATCTATCATTTCAAAATTGGGTATCATGTGACAAATAGAAAATGTACCTTTTCATTGTTCATTGATGGCACTTAAGAATGAAAGAGTATCACTACATAAGAAAGTGACAATAGTGTATTGTGCAATGATGGGCAGGTTTTCACTGCTGTCACTGcaattaaaattcatttcagATAAGTCtttgtttccttctttcttttttagccGACAGGGATGCTATGTGAATTGTGATATAcactcaataaaaaaaaaaaaaaaaaaaatggtgtatgAGTGTAATTGCTTGTTGGT from Diadema setosum chromosome 9, eeDiaSeto1, whole genome shotgun sequence includes the following:
- the LOC140233015 gene encoding chloride channel protein B-like — translated: MKISVSSKAVIGEGDDSHPTDDSNSFFAKGRDRESRYDNHQYTPQERDLLAAYESLDYLPPHSHVYRNWLRQQPARLDWDRWVMMGLIGFTTGIVGFLLHQMIDLISDFKWDKTEEFLQDRSKGIAWLFLTGFSLAVVLVGTAIVVYLRPSAAGSGMPELIGFLNGTKVRHIFNVKTLVVKFFSCVCAVSSGLPVGPEGPMIHMGSLIGAGVSQFKSETMKFALPFFERFRNPEDRRNFISAGAAAGVASAFGAPVGGLLFAMEEVSSFWSMKLSWQVFFCCMISTVTTDLFNSAFSAFRYQGDFGLFKAEKYIMFQVREGLDVNIIMFIPTVIIGVIGGVLGALFVFTNLKLTRLRRRLLAQTKVPWQQKLMKLCEPCIIIVLVVTGTVFLPAAFKCSPITCYYEGEDRPPTGYSPKCLDSTSATEGSVSLYTCPPGITERFDNGSIKFSNKSFNQVATLLFVTGEEAILHLFSRETHWELTYGALVTVLAFYFVMACWSCGPSISAGLVVPMLYIGGLYGRLIGLTMVSMFGVMTSEDNAYWAWMDPGAFALIGAASFFGGVSRLTMSLTVIMMEITNDIQFLLPIMVAIMVAKWVGDFITHPLYHALLEVKCIPFLDEEPVIMHEGKNVNLELYQSRHAMASPVRTVHPRMRVSDLATMLLETDHGGFPVVRGGEDALAVNQFMGIITRVELMVILYSEQLFEAPTDASTETPEINALDYQKVRLDHLKDDRAAKDLLHTYTEEERYNDLYITLMPYVNRSAPCIPDYFSLHRTYIIFRTLGLRHLTVVDSRNNVVGIITRKDLMGFRMEEKLAPVLHPAPPVLNNGLSAGQDTIHVELASDFEDWDYMDETTNSLDQQ